A window from Solanum stenotomum isolate F172 chromosome 7, ASM1918654v1, whole genome shotgun sequence encodes these proteins:
- the LOC125871428 gene encoding uncharacterized protein LOC125871428 isoform X1, which yields MEASFVAGDRPTVLVTNDDGIDAPGLRALVSLLVSTNRFYVLVCAPDSEKSAVSHSITWRNALSVKQVDISGATAFAVSGTPADCTSLGISKALFPSVPDLVISGVNMGDNCGYHIVYSGTVAGAREAFFCGIPAVSVSYNWIRGKSNVNDFTLAAKACLPIISAILAAIKTKHYPKNCFLNIDVPTDVVNHKGYRLTRQGKSFVKMGWRQVTSESEGGNVLSTMTMETNSSESTHARALKNAPLDHLLFKRRVTRILVGNGDTDYCSLQEGYITVTPLGGLSPAELDAVSFFQNWLPSVVNHYPSSAL from the exons ATGGAGGCTAGTTTCGTCGCCGGCGATCGGCCGACGGTGTTAGTGACGAACGACGATGGAATCGATGCGCCGGGATTGAGAGCTCTAGTTAGTCTGCTTGTTTCCACCAATCGCTTTTACGTCCTCGTTTGTGCTCCTGACTC TGAAAAGTCAGCTGTTAGTCATAGCATTACTTGGCGTAATGCCCTTTCTGTTAAGCAAGTTGACATCAGCGGAGCAACAGCGTTTGCAGTTTCAG GAACTCCAGCAGACTGTACTTCCCTGGGAATCTCTAAAGCTCTTTTCCCTTCAGTACCTGATCTG GTTATCAGTGGTGTTAATATGGGTGACAACTGCGGCTATCACAT AGTATACTCGGGTACAGTGGCTGGCGCTAGGGAGGCTTTCTTCTGTGGTATTCCTGCTGTGTCTGTATCATATAATTG GATTCGTGGAAAAAGCAATGTTAATGACTTCACACTGGCTGCTAAAGCTTGCTTACCCATCATCAGTGCTATATTGGCTGCAATCAAGACAAAACACTATCCCAAGAATTGCTTTCTCAATATTGATGTGCCAACAGATGTTGTCAATCACAAG GGATACCGTCTAACCCGACAAGGAAAAAGTTTTGTGAAAATGGGATGGAGGCAAGTTACTTCTGAAAGCGAAGGAGGAAACGTTTTGTCCACAATGACTATGGAGACGAATTCATCAGAAAGTACACATGCTAGAGCCTTAAAAAATGCACCATTGGATCATCTACTGTTTAAGAGACGA GTTACAAGAATTCTAGTGGGGAATGGTGATACAGACTACTGTTCTCTTCAAGAAGGATAC ATTACTGTCACACCCCTTGGCGGCTTGTCTCCAGCAGAGCTAGATGCTGTTTCATTCTTTCAGAATTGGCTGCCCAGTGTTGTTAATCATTACCCTTCCTCGGCTTTGTAG
- the LOC125871428 gene encoding uncharacterized protein LOC125871428 isoform X2, with protein MEASFVAGDRPTVLVTNDDGIDAPGLRALVSLLVSTNRFYVLVCAPDSEKSAVSHSITWRNALSVKQVDISGATAFAVSGTPADCTSLGISKALFPSVPDLVISGVNMGDNCGYHIVYSGTVAGAREAFFCGIPAVSVSYNWIRGKSNVNDFTLAAKACLPIISAILAAIKTKHYPKNCFLNIDVPTDVVNHKGYRLTRQGKSFVKMGWRQVTSESEGGNVLSTMTMETNSSESTHARALKNAPLDHLLFKRRV; from the exons ATGGAGGCTAGTTTCGTCGCCGGCGATCGGCCGACGGTGTTAGTGACGAACGACGATGGAATCGATGCGCCGGGATTGAGAGCTCTAGTTAGTCTGCTTGTTTCCACCAATCGCTTTTACGTCCTCGTTTGTGCTCCTGACTC TGAAAAGTCAGCTGTTAGTCATAGCATTACTTGGCGTAATGCCCTTTCTGTTAAGCAAGTTGACATCAGCGGAGCAACAGCGTTTGCAGTTTCAG GAACTCCAGCAGACTGTACTTCCCTGGGAATCTCTAAAGCTCTTTTCCCTTCAGTACCTGATCTG GTTATCAGTGGTGTTAATATGGGTGACAACTGCGGCTATCACAT AGTATACTCGGGTACAGTGGCTGGCGCTAGGGAGGCTTTCTTCTGTGGTATTCCTGCTGTGTCTGTATCATATAATTG GATTCGTGGAAAAAGCAATGTTAATGACTTCACACTGGCTGCTAAAGCTTGCTTACCCATCATCAGTGCTATATTGGCTGCAATCAAGACAAAACACTATCCCAAGAATTGCTTTCTCAATATTGATGTGCCAACAGATGTTGTCAATCACAAG GGATACCGTCTAACCCGACAAGGAAAAAGTTTTGTGAAAATGGGATGGAGGCAAGTTACTTCTGAAAGCGAAGGAGGAAACGTTTTGTCCACAATGACTATGGAGACGAATTCATCAGAAAGTACACATGCTAGAGCCTTAAAAAATGCACCATTGGATCATCTACTGTTTAAGAGACGAGTATGA